One part of the Quercus lobata isolate SW786 chromosome 7, ValleyOak3.0 Primary Assembly, whole genome shotgun sequence genome encodes these proteins:
- the LOC115952253 gene encoding lipid phosphate phosphatase delta-like — MESIAVWQGATLGGIVAWILISSYLNVTRKLRSFLQPWVAHHVIAGTPLIFQIQKYQHWFFDALFSGLSCVVSVPFYTAFLPLLFWSGHGRLARQMTLLMAFCDYLGNTIKDTVSAPRPSSPPVRRITATKDEEDNALEYGLPSSHTLNTVCLSGYLLHYVLSYIQYEDVSMKFVGLALVCLFVGLIGFGRIYLGMHSLIDIIGGLGIGLVILAFWLTVHEHVDNFIVSGQNVTSFWAALSILLFFAYPTPELPTPSFEYHTAFNGVAFGIVSGIQQTYHQFHHEAVARIFTPQLTISNFVGRMLVGIPTILLVKFCSKALAKWILPGVSNTLGIPIKSTNYIPTLNGNGKKSDESKQSGYIQRLFFSQQGSFDVDTGIRFIQYAGLAWSVVDLVPSLFSHLSL; from the exons atggaaaGCATAGCTGTGTGGCAGGGGGCAACTCTAGGTGGAATTGTGGCATGGATTTTAATATCTTCATACCTCAACGTCACCCGCAAGCTTCGATCTTTCCTGCAACCTTGGGTGGCTCACCATGTCATCGCTGGGACTCCTCTCATCTTCCAGATCCAG aaataCCAGCATTGGTTTTTTGATGCTTTGTTCTCTGGGTTGTCCTGTGTTGTTTCTGTGCCCTTTTACACTGCCTTTCTCCCTTTGCTATTCTGG AGTGGTCATGGCAGATTGGCTAGGCAAATGACCCTTTTGATGGCCTTTTGTGATTATTTAGGAAACACTATAAAG GATACGGTATCAGCTCCCAGACCCAGTTCACCACCTGTTAGGAGAATAACTGCTACAAAAGATGAGGAAGACAATGCATTGGAATATGGATTGCCCTCTTCTCACACTCTTAACACAGTTTGCTTATCTGG GTACCTTTTGCACTATGTCTTGTCTTATATTCAATATGAAGATGTCTCCATGAAATTTGTTGGGCTTGCCCTTGTTTGCTTGTTTGTGGGCCTCATTGGTTTTG GAAGAATTTACCTTGGAATGCACAGTTTGATCGATATCATAGGTGGTCTTGGCATTGGATTGGTGATCCTTGCATTTTGGCTTACAGTTCATGAACATGTCGACAATTTTATTGTTTCAGGACAGAATG TTACATCCTTTTGGGCTGCCCTAAGCATCCTGTTGTTCTTTGCTTATCCAACTCCTGAGCTTCCAACACCAAGCTTTGAGTACCACACAGCCTTTAATGGTGTTGCATTTGGAATT GTATCAGGGATCCAGCAAACATACCATCAGTTTCACCATGAAGCCGTTGCACGCATATTCACCCCACAGCTCACAATATCAAACTTTGTGGGAAGAATGCTGGTTGGAATACCAACAATACTTCTTGTGAAGTTCTGTAGCAAGGCTCTAGCGAAATGGATTCTACCTGGTGTATCAAACACGCTGGGCATCCCAATTAAATCAACCAACTACATTCCAACTCTGAATGGAAATGGGAAAAAATCAGATGAGAGTAAACAATCTGGTTATATCCAAAGGCTGTTTTTTTCTCAACAGGGTTCATTTGATGTTGATACGGGTATAAGGTTTATTCAATATGCAGGCCTTGCATGGTCGGTGGTAGACCTTGttccttctcttttctctcaccTGAGCTTGTAA